The Anoxybacillus flavithermus genome has a segment encoding these proteins:
- a CDS encoding tRNA guanosine(34) transglycosylase Tgt: protein MTPIRYELIKTCKQTGARLGILHTPHGSFETPMFMPVGTLATVKTLSPEELKEMGAGVILSNTYHLWLRPGHDIVKEAGGLHSFMNWDRGILTDSGGFQVFSLSEFRRIEEEGVYFRNHLNGDQLFLSPEKAMEIQNALGSDIMMAFDECPPYPATYEYMKRSVERTSRWAERCLKAHQRPNEQGLFGIVQGGEFEDLRKQSAQDLVSLDFPGYAVGGLSVGEPKEVMNRVLEFTTPLLPANKPRYLMGVGSPDSLIDGAIRGIDMFDCVLPTRIGRNGTVMTSEGRVVIKNAKYARDFTPLDPNCDCYTCRNYTRAYIRHLIKCDETFGIRLTSYHNVYFLIKLMEQVRQAIREDRLGDFREQFFEQYGFNKPNAKNF from the coding sequence GTGACACCAATTCGTTACGAACTCATTAAAACATGTAAACAAACGGGGGCGCGCCTCGGTATTCTTCATACGCCGCACGGCTCGTTTGAAACACCGATGTTTATGCCTGTCGGTACACTCGCGACTGTAAAGACGCTTTCACCTGAGGAATTGAAGGAAATGGGAGCAGGCGTCATTTTAAGTAACACATATCATTTATGGCTTCGACCGGGGCATGATATCGTCAAAGAAGCAGGCGGGCTCCATTCCTTTATGAATTGGGATCGCGGTATTTTAACGGACTCTGGTGGATTTCAAGTATTTAGTTTAAGTGAGTTTCGCCGCATTGAAGAAGAGGGGGTATATTTCCGAAATCATTTAAACGGCGATCAATTATTTTTATCACCAGAAAAGGCGATGGAAATTCAAAATGCGCTTGGATCTGATATTATGATGGCGTTTGACGAATGTCCACCGTATCCTGCTACGTACGAGTATATGAAGCGTTCAGTTGAGCGAACGAGCCGTTGGGCGGAGCGGTGCTTAAAAGCGCATCAGCGTCCGAATGAGCAAGGACTATTCGGCATTGTGCAAGGCGGGGAGTTTGAAGATTTGCGCAAACAAAGCGCGCAAGATTTAGTGTCGCTCGATTTCCCAGGATATGCAGTCGGCGGCTTGTCCGTTGGTGAACCGAAAGAAGTAATGAATCGGGTGTTAGAGTTTACAACGCCATTATTGCCAGCGAATAAACCGCGTTATTTAATGGGAGTTGGCTCGCCAGATTCTCTCATCGATGGGGCGATTCGCGGTATCGATATGTTTGACTGCGTACTACCGACGCGCATTGGTCGCAATGGGACAGTGATGACAAGCGAAGGTCGCGTCGTCATTAAAAACGCCAAATATGCGCGCGATTTTACACCGCTTGACCCGAATTGCGATTGTTATACTTGTCGTAATTATACAAGGGCGTATATTCGTCATTTAATTAAATGCGACGAGACATTCGGTATTCGCCTTACATCTTACCATAATGTGTACTTTTTGATAAAATTAATGGAGCAAGTGCGACAAGCGATTCGCGAAGATCGCCTTGGCGATTTCCGTGAGCAGTTTTTTGAACAATACGGTTTCAATAAGCCGAACGCGAAAAACTTTTAG
- a CDS encoding preprotein translocase subunit YajC — METVASLLPLILFFAIFYFLLIRPQQKRQKAVQQMQANLQKGDKVITIGGLHGIIDSLDENTVVIRAGDGSRLTYDRAAIREVVNEK, encoded by the coding sequence ATGGAAACTGTAGCAAGCTTATTGCCGCTTATTTTATTCTTTGCGATTTTTTACTTTTTGCTTATCCGCCCGCAACAAAAACGCCAAAAGGCTGTTCAACAAATGCAGGCGAACTTGCAAAAAGGAGACAAAGTCATTACGATTGGCGGATTGCATGGCATCATCGACTCACTTGATGAAAATACGGTCGTTATTCGCGCCGGTGACGGTTCGCGTCTTACATATGATCGTGCGGCCATTCGCGAAGTTGTCAATGAAAAATAA
- a CDS encoding DUF421 domain-containing protein: MDYVTIIFRTLLLYGVILFIFRMMGKREIGELSILDLVVFIMIGEMAVIAIEQPKDPIFHTIVPMIVLTIAQIAFAYFSLKSEMFRRLVDGSPTVIINNGKIDEKAMRKQRYNFDDLLIQLREKNIKNVADVEFAILEPSGKLSVFEKEKGKKKTPSLVLPLIKDGVIQEEHLALINRTAAWLIEQLKKRGYEQIDHISYCTYEDGTFYIDEKDE, encoded by the coding sequence GTGGATTACGTCACGATTATTTTTCGAACGTTACTATTGTACGGTGTCATTTTATTTATTTTTCGTATGATGGGAAAGAGAGAGATCGGGGAGTTAAGCATTTTAGACTTAGTTGTGTTTATCATGATTGGGGAAATGGCCGTCATTGCAATCGAGCAGCCGAAAGATCCGATTTTTCACACGATCGTGCCGATGATTGTATTGACGATCGCTCAAATTGCTTTTGCGTATTTTTCTTTAAAAAGTGAAATGTTTCGCCGTCTCGTCGATGGATCACCGACGGTCATTATTAACAACGGAAAAATCGATGAAAAAGCGATGCGAAAGCAAAGATACAATTTTGATGATTTACTTATTCAGTTGCGGGAAAAAAATATTAAAAACGTTGCTGATGTCGAGTTCGCCATTTTAGAGCCGTCTGGTAAACTGTCTGTATTTGAAAAAGAAAAAGGAAAAAAGAAAACACCGTCTTTAGTGTTGCCGCTTATTAAAGACGGCGTCATTCAAGAAGAACATTTAGCGCTCATCAATCGAACAGCTGCATGGTTAATCGAACAACTAAAAAAACGTGGATATGAGCAGATCGATCACATTTCATATTGTACATATGAAGATGGAACGTTTTATATTGATGAAAAAGATGAGTGA
- a CDS encoding stage V sporulation protein B: MSKFLKGTIILIVAGLLTRILGFINRIVVARLIGEEGVGLYMMAVPTLVLAITITQFGLPVAISKLVAEAEAVGDRRKVKKILVVSLSITIALSTIFFPALLAIAPVLSQTLFTDARVYYPLVAIAPVVPIVAVSSVLRGYFQGRQQMKPYAYSQLLEQAVRITLIAAFTTAFLPYGIEYAAAGAMISAVVGEFVSLVYLFITFKRKKPIRIRYRFFAYVKEGKDTFVSLMRIAVPTLGSRMIGSIAWFFEPIVVAQSLALAGITATHATKQYGELTGYALPLLMLPSFITYALATSLVPAISEAAAQKQHRLIEYRLHQAVRLSLLAGGLSIVVLYVLAEEMMQLMYGANKAAIFVKVMAPFFIFYYLQGPLQAVLQALDLAKEAMTNSLIGAIVKTALIFWLASQPSLGIMGAALAITVGIMVVTLLHAATIVKAISLSLYVKQYIAHFLVIVSVGTVGHWIVPLLPFSLLTKTIVAITIMTFVYLALAQSFRLIEKDEFRQLFR, translated from the coding sequence ATGTCCAAATTTTTGAAAGGAACGATCATTTTAATTGTTGCAGGATTGTTGACGCGCATACTCGGTTTTATTAATCGCATCGTCGTTGCTCGTCTCATTGGTGAAGAAGGCGTCGGTTTATATATGATGGCAGTTCCAACGCTTGTGTTAGCCATTACGATTACACAGTTCGGCCTCCCTGTCGCTATTTCAAAGCTTGTCGCTGAAGCGGAAGCGGTGGGCGACAGACGAAAAGTAAAAAAAATATTAGTCGTGTCTTTATCCATTACAATTGCTTTAAGTACGATCTTTTTTCCAGCTCTACTTGCCATTGCGCCTGTTCTTTCTCAAACGTTATTTACAGATGCACGCGTTTATTATCCGCTCGTGGCGATCGCTCCCGTCGTACCAATCGTCGCTGTATCTTCCGTTTTGCGTGGATATTTTCAAGGAAGACAGCAAATGAAACCATATGCCTATTCTCAATTGCTTGAACAAGCGGTCCGCATTACGCTTATCGCTGCTTTTACAACCGCTTTTTTGCCGTACGGTATCGAATATGCCGCAGCAGGGGCGATGATTTCTGCGGTCGTTGGGGAGTTTGTATCGCTCGTTTATTTATTCATTACGTTTAAGCGAAAAAAACCGATTCGCATTCGTTATCGCTTTTTCGCTTACGTAAAGGAAGGAAAGGATACGTTCGTTTCACTCATGCGCATTGCTGTACCTACGCTTGGGAGCCGAATGATTGGATCAATCGCCTGGTTTTTTGAACCAATTGTCGTGGCACAAAGTTTGGCGCTTGCTGGCATCACTGCAACCCATGCAACAAAACAATATGGGGAGCTGACTGGATACGCCCTGCCCCTTTTAATGCTTCCATCATTTATTACATATGCGCTCGCCACTTCACTCGTTCCGGCTATTAGTGAAGCGGCTGCTCAAAAGCAACACCGACTCATCGAGTATCGTTTGCATCAAGCTGTACGGCTATCCCTTTTAGCTGGAGGGCTATCGATTGTTGTGTTGTACGTATTGGCGGAAGAAATGATGCAATTGATGTATGGTGCGAATAAAGCGGCAATTTTTGTTAAAGTGATGGCTCCGTTTTTCATCTTTTATTACTTGCAAGGCCCACTGCAAGCTGTGTTGCAGGCACTCGACTTAGCGAAAGAGGCGATGACAAATAGTTTGATCGGTGCCATCGTGAAAACAGCACTTATTTTTTGGCTCGCCTCTCAACCATCGCTCGGCATTATGGGGGCTGCGCTCGCCATCACCGTTGGCATCATGGTTGTTACATTATTACATGCAGCAACGATCGTGAAAGCCATATCACTCTCTTTATACGTTAAACAATACATCGCCCATTTTCTCGTCATCGTTTCTGTTGGAACGGTTGGACATTGGATCGTTCCGCTTTTACCATTTTCATTGCTTACAAAAACAATTGTCGCAATCACAATTATGACGTTCGTATATCTCGCCCTTGCTCAATCGTTTCGGCTCATTGAAAAAGATGAGTTTCGCCAATTGTTTCGTTAA
- a CDS encoding protein translocase subunit SecDF, whose protein sequence is MVKRSRIIAFFLLVVLLGGMMGTTAEKIVKNIKLGLDLQGGFEILYEVKPTKEGEKITKDVLLSTVSALNKRINVLGVSEPRIDVEGNDRIRVQLAGVKDQNKAREILSTEAKLTFRDVHDNVLMDGSDLVEGGAKQTFDDKGKPSVAIQLKDANKFKEVTQKVLSMAPNNVLVIWLDFEEGVDSYAKEVGKEHPKFISAAQVNEVFNQTDVSIVGNFTVEEAKQLADLLNAGALPVELKEIYSTSVGAQFGEQALQKTIFAGIIGIALVFLFMLMFYRLPGIVAVVTLSVYIYLILLVFDWMNGVLTLPGIAALILGVGMAVDANIITYERIKDELKLGKSLMSAYRIGNRGSFATILDANITTIIAGVVLFAYGTSSVKGFATMLIISILASFITAVYGTRLLLGLLVKSRLFDKKPHYFGVNPKDILDIAKVTDDTDVPTKFARLDFVKRSKLFFVISGAMFAIGLVLLLTAKLNLGIDFSSGTRVDLMSEKSLTTEEVKQELKQLQLEPKDIVLSGNNNEMAIVRFLGVLDQKEISKLKSHFKEKYGVEPNVSTVSPTVGKELARNAFISVLIASVGIIIYVTIRFEMYMAIAAIVALLHDAFFIIAFFSLTRLEVDLTFIAAVLTIVGYSINDTIVTFDRIRYLMKKRKVKTVDDLKDVVNKALQQTFGRSVNTVLTVVFTVVALLLFGSEAIRNFSFALLAGLISGTYSSLFIAAQLWLIWKAKQLKKGKQKRDQLEAEPEV, encoded by the coding sequence ATGGTAAAACGTAGTCGCATCATTGCTTTTTTCCTTCTTGTCGTTTTACTAGGCGGCATGATGGGAACAACAGCAGAGAAAATTGTAAAAAACATTAAACTCGGCTTAGACTTGCAAGGTGGCTTTGAAATTTTATATGAAGTGAAGCCAACAAAAGAAGGAGAAAAAATTACGAAAGACGTGTTGCTTAGCACAGTTAGTGCCCTAAATAAACGCATTAACGTGCTTGGGGTGAGCGAACCACGCATTGACGTAGAAGGAAACGATCGTATTCGCGTTCAATTAGCAGGAGTGAAAGATCAAAATAAGGCCCGTGAAATTTTATCGACAGAGGCGAAGTTAACATTTCGCGATGTACATGATAACGTATTAATGGATGGGAGCGACCTCGTTGAAGGGGGAGCGAAACAAACGTTTGACGATAAAGGAAAGCCAAGTGTTGCCATTCAATTAAAAGACGCCAACAAGTTTAAAGAAGTGACACAAAAAGTATTAAGTATGGCACCGAACAACGTGCTTGTCATTTGGCTCGATTTCGAAGAAGGTGTGGACTCATACGCAAAAGAAGTCGGAAAAGAGCATCCGAAGTTTATTTCGGCGGCGCAAGTCAATGAAGTATTCAACCAGACGGATGTTTCAATTGTTGGAAATTTTACAGTCGAGGAAGCAAAACAATTAGCTGATTTGTTAAACGCAGGAGCGCTCCCTGTTGAGTTAAAAGAAATTTACTCAACATCGGTTGGTGCGCAGTTCGGTGAACAAGCGTTACAAAAAACGATTTTTGCTGGCATTATCGGCATTGCCCTTGTATTTTTATTTATGCTCATGTTTTATCGTCTTCCAGGAATTGTTGCTGTCGTTACATTAAGTGTATATATTTATCTTATCTTACTTGTTTTCGATTGGATGAACGGTGTATTGACGCTACCGGGCATTGCGGCGCTTATTTTAGGTGTTGGGATGGCAGTCGATGCAAACATTATTACATATGAGCGCATTAAAGATGAATTAAAGCTCGGAAAATCGTTGATGTCAGCTTATCGCATCGGAAATCGCGGTTCTTTCGCGACGATTTTAGATGCCAACATTACAACGATTATTGCTGGAGTTGTTTTGTTTGCATATGGGACGAGCTCTGTTAAAGGGTTTGCGACAATGCTCATTATTAGCATTTTGGCGAGCTTTATTACAGCGGTATATGGCACGCGTCTCTTGCTCGGTTTGCTAGTGAAAAGCCGTTTGTTTGATAAAAAACCACATTATTTTGGTGTCAATCCAAAAGACATATTAGATATCGCAAAAGTGACAGATGATACAGATGTGCCGACGAAGTTTGCGCGTCTTGATTTTGTGAAACGAAGCAAACTATTTTTCGTCATTTCAGGGGCCATGTTTGCTATCGGGCTTGTATTATTGCTAACAGCTAAATTAAATTTAGGAATCGATTTCTCTAGTGGAACGCGCGTCGACTTAATGAGCGAAAAATCATTAACGACCGAAGAAGTGAAGCAAGAGTTAAAACAATTGCAACTCGAACCGAAAGACATTGTCCTGTCTGGCAATAACAACGAAATGGCGATTGTGCGTTTTCTCGGGGTACTTGATCAAAAAGAAATTTCAAAGTTAAAATCGCATTTTAAAGAAAAATACGGGGTAGAACCGAACGTAAGCACCGTATCGCCGACAGTCGGAAAAGAATTGGCGCGCAATGCGTTTATTTCCGTACTCATCGCATCTGTCGGTATCATCATTTACGTCACGATCCGCTTTGAAATGTATATGGCGATTGCAGCTATTGTTGCGCTATTGCATGATGCGTTTTTTATCATCGCCTTCTTCAGCTTAACACGTTTAGAAGTTGATTTAACATTTATTGCAGCTGTGTTAACGATCGTCGGTTATTCCATTAACGACACAATTGTTACGTTTGACCGCATTCGCTATTTGATGAAAAAGCGGAAAGTAAAAACGGTTGACGATTTAAAAGATGTCGTCAACAAAGCATTACAACAAACATTTGGACGCTCTGTAAATACGGTTTTAACCGTTGTGTTTACCGTTGTCGCACTTTTATTGTTCGGTAGTGAAGCGATTCGCAATTTCTCATTCGCATTGCTTGCTGGTTTAATTTCCGGCACATATTCTTCGCTTTTCATTGCTGCGCAGCTGTGGCTCATTTGGAAAGCAAAGCAATTGAAAAAAGGAAAGCAAAAACGCGACCAACTAGAAGCAGAACCAGAAGTATAA
- a CDS encoding cation-efflux pump has product MNEQARFRQAQFAAMVGVVGNVVLAVIKGWIGMIANSKALMADAVHSASDVAGSLAVWIGLRAAKQPPDDDHPYGHGKAESIAAIIVAVLLFLVGIEIGTSSFSSFFHPIEPPKMIAVYAVILSIIVKEAMFRYKYALGKKIKSDAIIVNAYEHRSDVFSSIAACIGIVAAMLGETLHAPWLVYADPVAGLFVSLLVLKMAWQLGAESIHHALDHVWHEEETVNLREAVLSFSEVKRIDSLYARQHGHYVVVDLKIAVSPHLTVSEAHEIGKRVKEKLLTFPQVHNVMVHMNPYDEQ; this is encoded by the coding sequence GTGAATGAACAAGCGCGCTTTCGCCAAGCTCAATTTGCCGCGATGGTTGGTGTTGTTGGCAACGTTGTTTTAGCAGTCATCAAAGGATGGATTGGGATGATCGCAAACAGTAAGGCGCTTATGGCTGATGCGGTACATTCCGCTTCTGATGTAGCAGGCTCACTTGCGGTATGGATTGGGTTGCGGGCGGCAAAACAACCGCCTGATGACGATCATCCGTATGGACACGGGAAGGCGGAATCGATTGCTGCCATTATTGTTGCGGTTTTGCTTTTTCTCGTCGGAATAGAAATTGGAACATCTTCTTTTTCTTCATTTTTTCACCCGATTGAACCGCCGAAAATGATAGCTGTCTATGCGGTCATCTTATCCATCATCGTAAAAGAGGCGATGTTTCGTTATAAATATGCGTTAGGGAAAAAAATTAAAAGCGATGCGATTATCGTTAATGCGTACGAGCATCGTTCGGATGTTTTTTCTTCGATTGCTGCATGTATTGGCATTGTTGCCGCGATGTTAGGTGAAACATTACATGCACCATGGCTCGTTTATGCAGATCCCGTTGCAGGGCTATTCGTTTCGCTCCTCGTTTTAAAAATGGCGTGGCAGTTAGGGGCAGAGTCGATTCATCATGCGCTTGATCACGTGTGGCACGAAGAAGAGACGGTGAACTTGCGCGAAGCGGTTTTGTCATTTTCTGAAGTGAAACGCATTGACTCACTTTATGCCCGTCAACATGGGCATTATGTTGTTGTCGATTTAAAAATTGCTGTGTCACCACATTTAACGGTTTCAGAAGCGCATGAGATCGGGAAAAGGGTGAAAGAAAAGCTACTGACGTTTCCGCAAGTGCATAATGTGATGGTGCATATGAATCCGTACGATGAACAATGA
- a CDS encoding single-stranded-DNA-specific exonuclease RecJ: protein MLASKTRWNIQQVNEQQVQMIAQALHITPLVASLLVSRGYHTVEAARSFFERKQSFHSPFLLNDMEKAVERIEKAITNDEHILVFGDYDADGVSSTVVMVSALREKGANVSFYIPNRFTEGYGPNEQAFRLAKQQGVSLIITVDTGISALHEANVAKQLGIDLIITDHHEPGPVLPEAYATIHPKISPNYPFKHLAGVGVAFKLAHALIGRVPYEWLDVVAIGTIADLVPLQDENHLLARLGIEQFRQTNRLGLQALCKQCGVSHTAVTEDTIAFMIGPRVNAAGRLDCADPAVQLLLTTDAHEADMLAEQIDAMNRERQQLVNEITEEAIQLVEQHYRDDRVLVVAKEGWNVGVIGIVASRLVEKFYRPTIVLSIDQEKGIAKGSARSIEGFDLFANLSNCRDILPHFGGHPMAAGMTLSFHDVDELRRRLNEAAEQQLTDEHFIPITHIDLCCSISDVSLELIEQMNRLAPFGMGNPKPRVLFQHVQLDTLRKIGTDQNHLKLLLAEEGKTLEAIGFGFGNIGDEIAPNVRLSIVGELAINEWNNFRKPQLMIQDIAVNEWQLFDMRHIRHPSKFMASLPKEKRLLIAFHRDTVDALQLSAYADEIVYVSNERDAIIDVGGKYIVFLDLPPSQQIVKVLLSCSLPERIYALFYQRENHFFSVLPTREHFKWLYSFLHKRSPFDVRRYADDLARSRGWTKETILFMIQVFKELGFITVENGIVSLARDVQKRDLTESPSYRLKQAQAELEHMFLYSSYSQLKRWFDSLYEEENVNGFKTIRHDCS from the coding sequence ATGTTAGCATCGAAAACCCGTTGGAATATTCAACAAGTAAACGAGCAACAAGTGCAAATGATTGCGCAAGCGCTACATATCACTCCGCTCGTTGCTTCATTGCTTGTTAGCCGCGGCTACCATACCGTTGAAGCCGCTCGTTCTTTTTTTGAGCGAAAGCAATCGTTTCACTCACCATTTTTATTAAACGATATGGAAAAAGCGGTTGAGCGAATAGAGAAAGCGATTACAAACGATGAACATATTCTCGTTTTCGGTGATTATGATGCCGATGGAGTAAGCAGTACAGTCGTCATGGTCAGCGCATTACGAGAAAAAGGAGCGAATGTGTCTTTTTACATTCCGAATCGTTTTACAGAAGGATACGGACCAAATGAACAAGCGTTTCGGCTAGCAAAACAACAAGGTGTTTCGCTTATCATTACAGTCGATACGGGCATTTCTGCTTTACATGAAGCCAACGTAGCGAAACAGCTTGGGATCGATTTAATTATTACCGATCATCATGAACCTGGTCCGGTATTACCGGAAGCGTACGCAACGATCCATCCGAAAATAAGCCCGAATTATCCGTTTAAACATTTAGCTGGCGTCGGCGTAGCATTTAAACTTGCTCATGCGCTTATCGGGCGCGTGCCGTATGAATGGTTGGACGTTGTTGCAATCGGGACAATTGCCGATCTCGTTCCACTTCAAGACGAAAACCATTTACTCGCCCGGTTGGGCATTGAACAATTTCGTCAAACGAACCGTCTCGGTTTACAGGCACTTTGTAAACAATGTGGCGTATCACATACAGCTGTGACAGAAGATACGATTGCTTTCATGATCGGTCCGCGCGTTAATGCCGCCGGACGTCTCGATTGCGCTGATCCAGCTGTTCAGCTGTTGCTGACGACAGATGCACACGAAGCGGACATGCTAGCGGAGCAAATTGATGCAATGAACCGCGAACGTCAACAACTTGTGAACGAGATAACAGAAGAAGCGATTCAACTTGTCGAGCAACATTATAGAGATGATCGTGTGTTAGTTGTGGCGAAAGAAGGATGGAATGTCGGTGTTATTGGCATTGTGGCATCTCGTTTAGTCGAAAAGTTTTATCGTCCGACGATCGTGTTAAGCATTGATCAAGAAAAAGGAATAGCCAAAGGATCAGCGCGAAGTATTGAGGGATTTGACTTATTCGCGAACTTGTCAAATTGTCGCGATATTTTGCCGCATTTTGGCGGACATCCGATGGCAGCCGGAATGACGCTTTCTTTTCATGATGTAGATGAATTACGTCGTCGCCTAAACGAAGCAGCGGAGCAACAATTAACGGACGAACATTTCATTCCTATCACTCACATCGATTTATGTTGCTCCATCTCAGACGTTTCGCTTGAACTTATCGAACAAATGAATCGGCTTGCACCGTTTGGAATGGGGAATCCGAAGCCGCGTGTCCTTTTCCAACATGTGCAACTCGATACATTGCGAAAAATCGGGACGGATCAAAACCACTTAAAATTGTTGTTAGCGGAAGAAGGAAAAACGTTAGAAGCGATTGGATTCGGTTTTGGCAACATCGGTGACGAAATTGCACCGAACGTTCGTCTTTCGATCGTAGGAGAACTTGCTATTAACGAATGGAACAACTTTCGAAAGCCGCAGTTAATGATTCAAGATATAGCAGTGAATGAATGGCAATTGTTTGATATGCGTCACATTCGTCATCCAAGTAAGTTCATGGCGTCGCTACCGAAAGAAAAGCGGTTATTGATCGCTTTTCATCGTGACACAGTAGACGCATTGCAATTGTCGGCATATGCAGATGAAATTGTATATGTGTCGAACGAACGAGACGCGATCATTGATGTAGGTGGAAAGTATATTGTTTTTCTTGATTTGCCTCCGTCACAGCAGATCGTTAAAGTTTTATTAAGTTGTAGTTTACCTGAACGCATTTATGCGTTATTCTATCAAAGGGAGAATCACTTCTTTAGCGTATTGCCAACGCGTGAACATTTTAAGTGGTTATATTCCTTTTTGCATAAGCGTAGCCCGTTTGATGTGCGACGTTACGCTGATGACTTAGCTCGCTCGCGCGGATGGACAAAAGAAACGATTTTATTTATGATTCAAGTGTTTAAAGAGCTTGGCTTTATAACTGTTGAAAACGGAATCGTTTCTTTAGCTCGCGATGTCCAGAAACGGGATTTAACGGAATCGCCTTCTTACCGATTGAAACAAGCGCAGGCAGAGCTCGAGCATATGTTTTTATACTCATCTTATTCCCAACTGAAACGTTGGTTTGATTCATTGTATGAGGAGGAAAATGTCAATGGATTTAAAACAATACGTCACGATTGTTCCTGA
- a CDS encoding adenine phosphoribosyltransferase: MDLKQYVTIVPDFPKPGIQFKDITTIMDKGEVYKYATDQIVNYAREKKIDVVVGPEARGFIIGCPVAYALGVGFVPVRKEGKLPREVIRVEYGLEYGKDVLTMHKDAIKPGQRVLITDDLLATGGTIEATIKLVEQLGGIVAGIAFLIELTYLEGREKLKGYDILTLMQF, translated from the coding sequence ATGGATTTAAAACAATACGTCACGATTGTTCCTGATTTCCCAAAACCAGGCATTCAATTTAAAGATATTACAACAATTATGGATAAAGGGGAAGTGTACAAGTACGCAACAGATCAAATCGTCAATTACGCACGTGAAAAGAAAATTGATGTCGTTGTTGGACCAGAAGCGCGTGGTTTTATTATCGGTTGTCCAGTTGCTTATGCGCTCGGCGTTGGATTTGTCCCTGTCCGTAAAGAAGGAAAATTACCTCGCGAAGTCATTCGTGTCGAATACGGTTTAGAATACGGTAAGGACGTATTAACGATGCATAAAGATGCGATTAAGCCAGGACAGCGCGTTCTTATTACAGACGACTTGCTAGCGACAGGTGGCACAATTGAAGCGACGATTAAGCTCGTTGAACAGCTCGGTGGCATTGTCGCAGGAATTGCATTTTTGATTGAATTAACGTATTTAGAAGGTCGCGAAAAATTAAAAGGATACGATATTTTGACGCTAATGCAATTTTAA